From Deinococcus sp. Marseille-Q6407, one genomic window encodes:
- a CDS encoding FtsQ-type POTRA domain-containing protein yields the protein MFRRPPPNPGTPRRQKKWHPDAEEEVLHEDLDDLPAAESVAAPPLAEPAEPELVDGSAAAADLPEPPVAPASRPPRRQIFSLRRSPQPEPQLEAFPDTPPAESLPDEATPVIISESAALAETASVPDAVPGEEQPTLTPAPAPAPSRRRGMRWGWVAVPALLLGLAASWFALPIREVEVSGNRHLSAEDVVAAAGLARGSSWLYYGARQAAGLTANPWIATAEVARQFPGRLSIKVTERAPYAVLRESGQSPVAVARDGTHLPGAPLNLGGLPTISGWGPERTGDALTALEALAPYHVQLVKYTPSGLTVSSPESTAWSGDLESLLKYAGALADYPNQAIHIYPWGVSVQE from the coding sequence ATGTTTCGCCGTCCGCCCCCCAACCCCGGCACGCCACGCCGTCAGAAGAAGTGGCATCCGGACGCAGAAGAAGAAGTGCTGCACGAGGATCTGGACGACTTGCCCGCCGCTGAAAGCGTGGCCGCACCGCCGCTGGCTGAGCCAGCCGAACCTGAACTGGTAGACGGCTCAGCGGCTGCTGCCGACCTGCCAGAGCCCCCCGTTGCACCGGCCAGCCGCCCGCCGCGACGCCAGATTTTTTCGCTGCGCCGCTCGCCCCAACCTGAGCCGCAGCTGGAGGCTTTCCCAGATACACCGCCAGCTGAGTCTCTACCGGATGAGGCTACCCCTGTCATCATCTCTGAAAGCGCAGCGCTGGCAGAAACGGCGTCCGTGCCCGACGCTGTCCCCGGAGAGGAACAGCCTACCCTGACCCCAGCCCCAGCGCCCGCACCCAGCCGGCGCCGTGGCATGCGCTGGGGCTGGGTAGCCGTGCCGGCCCTGCTCCTGGGGCTGGCGGCTTCGTGGTTCGCCTTGCCTATCCGCGAGGTAGAGGTGAGCGGCAACCGGCATCTCAGCGCCGAGGATGTGGTCGCAGCTGCCGGCCTTGCTCGGGGCAGCAGCTGGCTGTATTACGGGGCGCGGCAAGCCGCCGGGCTGACGGCCAATCCCTGGATCGCCACGGCCGAGGTGGCCCGGCAGTTTCCCGGCCGGCTGAGCATCAAGGTCACCGAGCGTGCGCCCTACGCGGTCCTGCGCGAGTCAGGCCAGTCGCCGGTGGCAGTGGCCCGGGACGGCACCCATCTGCCCGGGGCGCCACTGAACCTGGGCGGGCTTCCTACCATCTCCGGCTGGGGCCCCGAGCGGACCGGCGACGCGCTGACCGCTCTGGAAGCCCTCGCGCCCTACCATGTACAATTGGTGAAGTACACTCCCTCCGGCCTTACGGTCAGTTCTCCCGAGAGCACAGCCTGGAGTGGAGATCTAGAGTCTCTGCTGAAGTACGCCGGAGCACTGGCGGACTACCCTAATCAAGCTATTCATATCTACCCCTGGGGGGTGAGCGTCCAGGAATGA
- the ftsA gene encoding cell division protein FtsA, with amino-acid sequence MKDNRMIVGLDIGTTKITTVIGELAGDGSVDIIGQGSVPSEGLKRGSVVNLERTVQAIRESVHRAERVAGVKVESAYVTVSGNHTKAITSHGLAAIRRGHEIADTDVHRAIENAQAVPLDPNLEVLHTLPQEYEVDGQEGIKSPVGMHGVRLEVDVHIVAGTAGPLLNLRRCVQEAGLRVDGFVLHALASGLSTVDTGEQSQSVIVIDMGGGTTDIGVFRRGNLAHSASIPIGGDHVTADLAQILKIPMEEAEDVKRRYGAALPEMADTDLTLEITTGQGKTHALSAQELSRVIKPRIAEIFGMIRDEIDQTLGPVELIAQHVILTGGASKLRGTPELARDRFRVPVRLGKPINIGGLIDIVNGPEYAAGVGLVLFGLNEDGRLVMPAPAPLPEPEPEPAPVKAPLIKSKKDREPEREPQPAAAPQQRPHAPAPQPVQSRPEPVPTAPVQQTVVRTSPQAQQPANPDRKPNLLDKIRSWFSDWL; translated from the coding sequence ATGAAGGACAACCGAATGATTGTGGGCCTTGATATCGGCACCACCAAAATTACCACTGTAATTGGCGAACTGGCCGGCGACGGCAGTGTAGACATTATCGGTCAGGGCAGCGTGCCCAGCGAGGGACTCAAGCGTGGCTCGGTCGTGAACCTGGAGCGGACCGTGCAGGCCATCCGTGAATCGGTGCACCGCGCCGAGCGGGTGGCGGGCGTCAAGGTGGAAAGCGCCTACGTTACGGTGTCGGGCAACCACACCAAAGCCATCACCAGCCACGGACTGGCCGCTATCCGTCGCGGGCACGAGATTGCCGACACCGACGTTCACCGCGCCATTGAAAATGCTCAGGCCGTGCCGCTTGACCCCAATCTGGAAGTGCTGCACACCCTGCCGCAGGAGTACGAGGTAGACGGCCAGGAAGGCATCAAGAGCCCGGTCGGGATGCATGGCGTGCGGCTGGAAGTGGACGTGCATATCGTGGCCGGCACCGCTGGACCGTTGCTGAACCTGCGCCGCTGCGTGCAGGAGGCGGGGCTGCGGGTCGACGGCTTCGTGCTGCATGCGCTGGCCTCAGGCCTCTCCACGGTGGATACCGGTGAGCAGAGCCAGTCGGTGATCGTGATCGACATGGGCGGCGGCACCACCGATATCGGGGTGTTCCGGCGCGGCAACCTGGCCCACAGCGCCTCTATTCCTATCGGGGGCGATCACGTCACCGCCGACCTGGCCCAGATTCTCAAGATTCCGATGGAAGAGGCCGAGGACGTCAAGCGCCGTTACGGCGCCGCTCTGCCCGAAATGGCCGACACCGACCTGACCCTGGAAATCACCACCGGGCAGGGTAAGACCCACGCCCTGAGTGCGCAGGAGCTGTCACGGGTCATCAAGCCGCGCATCGCCGAAATTTTCGGCATGATCCGCGACGAGATTGACCAGACGCTGGGGCCGGTCGAACTGATCGCCCAGCATGTGATCCTGACCGGCGGCGCCAGCAAACTGCGCGGCACACCCGAGCTGGCCCGCGACCGTTTCCGGGTGCCGGTGCGGCTGGGCAAACCGATCAACATCGGCGGCCTGATCGATATCGTCAATGGTCCTGAATACGCGGCCGGCGTGGGCCTGGTGCTGTTCGGCCTGAATGAGGACGGCCGGCTGGTGATGCCCGCCCCCGCGCCCCTGCCCGAGCCGGAACCCGAGCCGGCGCCGGTTAAAGCACCACTGATCAAATCCAAAAAGGACCGCGAACCGGAACGCGAGCCGCAGCCGGCGGCCGCGCCGCAGCAGCGGCCCCACGCTCCGGCGCCCCAGCCGGTGCAGTCGCGCCCTGAGCCGGTGCCCACTGCGCCGGTGCAGCAGACGGTGGTGCGTACCTCGCCG